One bacterium genomic window, CGACGTACGTGTCGAGCAGTCGGGTCCGAAGATACACGAGGTACAGGGGAATCAGCAGGACGACCAGCGGAAACATCTGCGTGGCCAGTATCCCGTACATCATCGGGCCTTTGAGACGGTAGCGCCCCCGCGAGAAGCTGTAGCCGGCCAGCGTGGCGAGCAATACGGTGACGAGCGCCGTCGCGAGCGAGGTGATGACGCTGTTCGTAAACAACCGCCCCACGGGCGAGGCGCCGGTCGCCAGCTGGGAGTAGTTTTCCAGGGTCGGCGCGGCCGGCCACAGCTGTGGGATGGACTGGAACATCGCCAGGTTTGTCTTGAGCGACGTGATCAGCATCCAGTACACCGGGAACAACGTCCAGATGAGCGCCAGCACGAGGAGCGCCGTGCCGACCGTGCGGCCAAACGTTCCGAGCCGCCGCGGTGCCATCCGCCCTACACCTCGTCCACGGCCGTCAGCGGGCGCCGCTCCAGCGCCCGAATGTACACAATCGCGAGGAGCAGCAGCACGGCCAGCCAGATCGTGCCGACCGCCGCGGCGTAGCCGATGTTGAACTGCGCGAAGGCGAGCTGAAAGATGTAGACGACCAGCGTCGTCGTAGCGTAGACGGGACCGCCGCCGGTCATCGCCCAGATCAGCGGGAAGTTGTTGAAGTTGTTGATGACCATGATGAGGGTGGAGACGACCATCGTATTCTGCAGGTAGGCAAGGGTGATGTGCCGGAACTCCTGCCATCCGCCCGCCCCGTCGATCCGCGCCGCATCGCGGATCTCCTCCGGAATGCCTTTGAGCGCGGCGGTGAACATCAGCAGGTAGAACGGCGTCTGGCTCCATACGTTGGCCAGCACCACGGCCGGCATGGCCCATTGGACGGACGCGAGCCAGGGAACGGCGGCGGCGATCGCGTGCAGGCGGAGCAACAGGTAGGTGATGATCCCTACCTGCTGATCCAGCATGTACCGGAAGAGAAATGCGACGACGATCACCGGGATCGCCCAGGGCGTGAGCAGCGTGCCCCGCACCCACCGCAGCGACGGGGGGAGACGCTCGGTCAGCACGGCCAGGGCGAGCCCGAGGAGAAATCCGATCGCCACCGACGACGCGGTGAACTCGAGCGTGTTCGCGACGGCGCTCCAGAAGACCGGATCGCGCGACAGTCCAACGTAGTTTGCGGCCCCGACGAAGTGGACGTGCTCGGGGTCGAGCAGCTGGTCATTGTAGCCGGACAGCAGCAGGGCCCGGGCCGTCGGATACGCCACGACGAACGCGAGCACGGCGACGGCGGGAACGACCAGTCCGTCGAGCCAGGCGCCCGGGGAGACGCGCCGGCGTCTCGCCGCAAGCGCGCCCGCGATGGCCGGACCGACGGCCTCACGGCCCGCCACGGCGGGAATCAGTAGGCGGTCTGCAGCTGGGTCTGCATCTGCTTGGCGATGTCGCCGACCGGACTGGTGCCGCTCACCGCCTGCTGGACACCGGTCATGATCGCCGGATACGCCTTGCTATAGATGGGCCCCCAGGCAGGCCGGACGACCGTCGGAATCACGTCCTTAACGAACGCCTGAACGATGGCACTCCCCATCTGCTTTGGAAACAGCGTGATCGCATTCCGGAGCGGGGGGATCACCCCTGAGGTCAAGGTGTAGGTTTCGATCGCCCTCCGGTCGGATGCCAGGTATTGCATGAACGCCCACGCCGCCGTCTTGTCCCTGGCGGCTTTGAACATGACCAGCTGGTGGTCGGTGGGAATCGTGTAGTGGCGCCCGTCACTTCCGGCCGGTAGCACCGTCACGCCCCACGTCGCATCCAACTGCTCGGGCGTCATCGCCTTGTTGAGGCTTAGGATCACTCCCCGCAGGTATGGTCCGTCGAAGGCGAAGGCGAGCTCGTTTCGAGCGGCGAGCGGCCGGAATTCGCCGAGCAGCTTCCCCGGCAGCGTATAACCGTCGCGCGCGAGCGTCCGCACCCACGTCAGGTAGGCCGTCATCTGCGGTGTGTCTGCATCTGGCGCGCGCGGGCCGAGCGGGTGGGCGCCGAACGCGAGCATGAATGACCAGTTGACGTCCAGCCCAAAGCTGCGATTCGTAATATCTAGGCCGAACGGGACGACCCCGGGATCCTTCGCTTTGACGGCCCGCATTGCGTCCATCCACTCCGCGAACGTGGCCGGGGGCTTCCCAGGGTTCAGCCCGGCCTGCTTCAGCAGCGTTCGGTTGTACCAAAAGCCCAGCGGCGCCACGACCCAGGGGACCGCGTAGAGCGCGCCCCCGAACCTGCCGAGGGTCACCTCGCTGGGATATAGGCTTTCGAGAAACGCATGCGGCGCGATCCCGTCGAGCGGCTGAAGCGCCCCCGTCGCCTGCAGGGCCACGGTATCGTTGCCGGCGATCTGCGCAACATCCGGCGGATTGCCGGCCGTCGTCTGAATGATCAACTGGTGGAGGATATCGCTGAACGACACCGGAACGCTTTTAATTTGGACGCCCGGGTGGGCACGTTCGAAGGCGCTGATGACCTCCTGAATCGCGGGGCGTGTAGCGGGTTCGGCTGACGCCCAGTTGACGAAGGTCACTGTGACCGCTGCAGAGGCAAACGCTGGCGACCATGCCGACGGCAACAGGACGGCGATCAGGGCCGCGCCGAGTACGGACCGCCAGACGACCTTTCTTCGGATCTGTGGCATCCCCGCACCTCCCAGAGCGTCACTCACGCGGGTCCGCGCCCCGCCTTTGGCGAACGGTCACGGTGGCCGATGGTGCCGCGTCGGGGGCATTCGCGGCGAGGGCGTCGGCCCCTCCGCTCGTCCGTGCACAGGGGCGTGTGAAGCCGCGAGGAGGGGGCGCGCGCCGCGGGGAAACTCCCTCGGGAATGATCGAGATTCCCGACCTCACGGTGGAGGCCCGCGTCGATGTGGCGGCGGCCGGCACGGCTCTCATTGTCGTCGACATGCAGAACGACTTTGTAGATCCCGCCGGCAGCCTCTCTGTGGCCGCCGCGGCCGCAACGATTCCCGCGATTGGCCGGCTGCGCGACCTGGCGTACGCCCACGGCCTGCCGGTCGTCTACACCCAGGACTGGCACGGTGAGGACGATCCTGAATTTGCGATCTGGGGCCGCCACGCCGTCGGCGGAACGTGGGGCGCCGAGATCGTGCCGGCGCTGGCCCCCGGGCCGGGCGATCTCGTGGTGCGCAAGGTGCGGTACGATGGATTCTACGGCACGGCGTTGGAGCACGAGCTGAGGCGCCGTGCCATCGATACGCTGGTGATCACGGGCACCGTCAGCAACATCTGCGTGCTGCACACGGCCGGGAGTGCCGCGCTGCGGTGGTTTCGGGTGATTGTCCCGATCGACGCGGTTTCGGCGCTGACCGAGTTCGATCAGCGGGCCGCGCTGCGGCAGATTTCGTTTCTCTACCGTGGGACGCTCGTGCGAAGCGAGGGCATCGCGGTGGTGACGATCGAATGACGACGCGCACGGCCAAGACCGGCAAACCGTTCCTGTCCACGCGCGCGCTGCGGGGACGGCGCGGGCAGCGCGCCAATTGGATTCCCGTCGCCGGGTACGTGCTGTTTGTGGTGCTCATCGCGGCCGGACTCTTCGCGTGGGATCATGCCTACGAGGCCCGCCAGCGGGCGCTGTTTGCTCCGGCGTCGCCGCAGGTCCTCGCCCGCAACCTCATCGAGGATGTCGTCGGGCCCGGTACCGTCACCGACGTCAAAGTCGACGACAAAGCCGGCACGCTCGACGCGACGGTGCGGGACGTCCTGGTCAAACCCGGGCAGCCGCTGGCCGAAAAAAAGAAGAATCTTGCCGCCGAAGGAACGCTGGCGATTCAGTTCGTGCAGGCCCGGCTTCGCTACAAGGTGATGACCGTGCGCGTCCTCCTGAACGGCACGGTCGCGGCCACCGTCACCGCCAGCGGGCAGTCCGCGCCGACGACGCAGTACGCTCCGGTCTTGAAGTGAGCGCGGCCTGCGCCCGCCGGCCCGGCCCGCGTTAGAAGGTGTAGACAGCGCGGACCTGCATTACGACCGGCACGGTTCCGGGAAGGACCGGCGTACCCGCCGCGACCTGCGCCATGGCGATCCCGGGGCGGGGCACCGGGATCGCGCCGGCCTGTTCGATCCGGACAAGCCGGAGGCCGCCGACGCCGGCCGCCTCCGCGATCGCCGTCGCCGTGGCCCGGGCATCTTGCACCGCGAGTCGGAGCGCCTGGGTACGGTAGCCGGTGGGATCGCGCAGTTGCCACTCAAGACCGTCGACGCCGTTCGCGCCGGCCGCCACCCCCGTGTCGATGACCTGACCGGCGCGGCTCAGGTCGTCGAGGGTGACGATCACCCGATTCTCCGCCTGGTAGCCGGTGATCGGGCCCGTCCCGCCGGACTCCGGCCGCCGCTGCGGGAAGAGCGACACGGTGGTGGTGCGCACGGCGCTCTGCGGGAGACCGAGCGCCAGGATTTTGCCGACGATCTGCGTCATCGCCGCCGCGCTCTCCCGCTGCGCGTCCTGCGCGGTGGGCCGGACGACGATGACGGCCAGGGCGATGATGGCCCGATCGGGAACGGCCTCCACGGTTCCCTGGCCGGTGACCACGATCGTGCGTGCCGCCGCCGGGCGTCCGTCCGGAGCCGGTGCCGGAGCGGGTTGACCGTGGGCGACGCCTGCCGCGGTCACGGTGAGGATGATGAGGAGCGCGCCAAGCCACCGGTACGGAAGCGTTCGCATGTGTCGTCCCTCCTCGACCGTCTGCTGATCGCTCTAAACGCTGCGGAACGCATCCGGGTTCCGCGGGGGAGGAACCCCCGGCGCAGGACAGAAACTAGGAAAATCCCGCCCGGCAAGTCGCGCCTGCGCGAGACGACCCGGGCCGGACGGAGGGGTGCATGCTCGCATTGAACTTTTACTCCCCGCTGCTCGCCGCGGCGCTCCGCGACGGAACCAAGACGCTCACGGTTCGGCTGGGCGACAAGCGCGACAAGTACCGGGACGGGCAGATCGTCTGGGTCACGGTGGGCCACAAGTACGGTACGCGGCAACGCATCTTCACGGCGGTGATCGACCGGGTGGACACGAAGCTGTTGCGGGACGTGTCGCCCCGTGAGATCGCGAAGGACAATCCCGCGGCCCGCGAGCACACCGACCTGCTCGAGTTTCTCTCTACCATCTACAGCCGGCGCGTGGGCCTCGAGGACACTGTGACGCTCATCCACTTCTCCCGCATCACCAACGCCCGAGAGGAATAGAGCACCGTTCCCCTGATCGAGTGCGTGCCCAACGTGAGCGAAGGCCGCCGGGCCGGCGTCATCGCGCGTCTGGCCGCGGCGGCCGGCGGCGAGACGGGGGCGCGGCTCCTCGACGTGTCCTCGGACCCCGACCACAACCGGACCGTGTTGACCTTTGTCGGTAGGGCGGACGCCGTGTACGACGCCGCGAGGCGCGTCGCCGCCGTGGCCGTCCGGGACATCGACCTCACGCACCACGACGGCGTGCATCCGCGCATCGGCGCAATCGATGTGGTGCCGTTCGTGCCGCTCTACGGCGCGACGATGGCGGACTGCGTCGGGCTCGCCCACCGGTTTGCGGCCTACGCGGCCGCGGAGCTCCGGCTGCCGGTCTACCTCTACGGCGACGCCGCCCGCGGCTGCACCTCCCGCGGGCTCGCGGCGATCCGCCGCGGCGGGTTCGAAGGCCTGCGCGCCGAGATCGGGACGCCGGCGCGGCGGCCGGACATGGGGCCGGCGGCGGTACATCCCACGGCGGGCGCGGTGGCCGTGGGCGCGCGCCGCGTCCTGATCGCCTTCAACGTGGATCTCGCGGCTGGCGGCGTCGCGGTCGCGCGCACGATCGCGCGCGGCGTGCGGGAGTCGTCCGGCGGCCTGCCCGCCGTCCAGGCCATGGGGGTGTGGCTGCCGCGGCGCGGGCTCGCGCAGGTCTCGATGAACCTCCTCGATTACCACCGCACGCCGCCGCTGACGGCCTTCGAGTGCGTGCGGGACGACGCGGTCCGGCGCGGCGCCGGCATCGCGGCGGGCGAGCTGATCGGCTGCGCCCCGCGAGAGGCGCTGCCGGCCGATCCGGTCGCCGCGCTGCGGCTCCGGACGCTGCACCCCGGACAGGTGCTCGATCCGGAGCGGCTCGCGGCGGACCTGGTCGGCCCGTCCGGGGAGCCCTCGTGAGGCCGCAGGCCCCGAGCCGGGCGCATCCCGAGCCCATCCGGTGCGGGTCGGCCGTGTTCGAGTTTGGCCGGCGCACCTTTCTCGTCGGGATCGTCAACATGACGCCGGATTCGTTTGCCGGCGACGGACTCAACGGCGACGAGGGCGCCGCGGAGGCTCTCGGCCGCCGCTGGAAGGAGGACGGCGCCGACCTGCTGGATGTCGGCGGCCGCTCCACCCGGCCCGGCGCTCCGCCCGTGCCGGTCGACGAGGAACTGCGGCGGACCATTCCGGCGATCCGCCGGCTCGTGCCGCTCGGCCTCCCGGTCAGCGTCGATACGTCGTCGGCCCGGGTGGCCGCCGCCGCGCTCGAGGCAGGCGCCGTCATGATCAACGACGTGACGGCGCTCCGCGGCGATCCCGAGATGGGACCGCTCGCCGCACGCGCCGCGGTGCCCCTCGTCGTGATGGACGGCGACGACCGGCGCGCGGCGGCCGATGTCACGGCCGCGACGGGCACGTTTCTCGCCGAACGGCTTCAGGCCGCCGCCGGGTACGGGATCGATCCGGCACGCGTCATCGTGGACCCCGGCTACGGGTTCGGCGTGACGCTGGCGCAGAACATGGCGATGTTGCGGTGTCTTCGCAGCCTGACGGGGCTCGGCCGCCCTATTCTGATCGGCACGTCGCGCAAAGGGAGCATCGGCAGAGTGTTGAACCTCCCGGTCCATGAGCGGCTGGAGGGCACGGCCGCAACGATCGTGGTGGCGATCGCCAACGGCGCGGACTTCGTCCGCGTGCACGACGTGCGCGCGATGTCGCGCGTGGCGCGGATGACGGACGCGATCGTCCGCGGCCTCCCCGCCGGGACGGCGTGAGCGACCGCATCCGCCTCTGCGGTCTCGCCTTCTACGCGCATCACGGCGTGAGCGCGGAGGAGCAGGAACGTGGACAGGTGTTCACGGTGGACGTCGCGGTCGAGGCGGATCTGCATCGCGCCGGGCATACCGACGCGCTGGCCGACACGCTCGACTACCGAGACTTGTACGCGCGGATCCGCGCGGCCATGACCGAGACCCGGTACCATCTGCTGGAAGCCGCGGCCGAGGCCGTCGCGCACGCGCTGCTCGACGTCGAGCGCGTCGAGGCCGTCACGGTGAGCGTGCGGAAACCCCACGTCCGGCTGGGCGGGCCGCTCGAGAGCGCGGCCGTCGAGGTCACACGGCGCCGGCGCGCGTGACCGCGCGCCGCGGACGGCCTCGGGCATGACGCGTGCGTTTCTCGGACTCGGATCGAACGTCGGCGACCGCGCGGGATACCTGCGGGAAGCGGTCCGCCGTCTCGACGCCCCGGATCTTCGCGTGACGGACCGCTCGCCGGTCTACGAGACGGCGCCGTGGGGCCGGACCGGACAGCCGACCTTTCTGAACCAGGTCGTGGCCGTCGACACCACGCTTGCGCCCCGGGCGCTGCTCGAGCGGTGTCTTGCCGTGGAGCGCTCCCTCGGCCGCGTGCGCGGCGAGCGATGGGGGCCACGCCCGATCGACGTGGACGTCCTGCTCTACGACGAGGCGGTCGTTCGCGAGGCCGACCTCACGGTCCCCCATCCGGAGCTGGCCCGCCGGGCGTTCGTCCTCGTGCCGCTCGCGGACGTGGCCCCGCACCTGCGCCTCCCCGACGGCACCGGCATCGACGCGCTCCTCGCCGCGTCGCCTGACCGCGCCTCGGTCTGGCCATGGGAAGACCCGGGCGCGGCGGTGATCGGCAGGGACCTTCGCTGGTATGAGACGTTGCCTTCGACGAACGGGCTCGCGCGGCGCCTCGCCGAACACGGGGTGCCGGAGGGCACGGTCGTCGTGGCCGAGCGGCAGACCGCCGGGCGCGGACGGCTCGGCCGGTCGTGGACGTCGCCGGCCGGAGGCATCTGGCTGTCCGTCGTGCTGCGGCCCGCGCTGCCCATCGACCGGTTCCCGCTGATCGGCCTGGCCGCGTGCGACGCGACGGCCCGGACGATCGAGGAGATGACGGGGCTGCGCGCGCGCCTCAAGTGGCCCAACGACGTGTTGGTCGAGGGCCGCAAGGTGGCCGGATTGTTGCTCGAGGCCGGTCCCGCCTCTGAAGCGGAGCCGGCCTGGCTCGTCGTAGGCATCGGCCTGAACGCCAACGTCGCCCCCGAGGCGCTGCCCGACCGGCCGTACTACCCCGCGACGTCGCTTCAGGCCGTCCTGGGCCGGCCGGTGGACCGCGGGCGTCTGTTGCGCGCGCTCCTGCGCGTCCTCGACGGCGACTACCAAGAACTGTCCCGCGGCGGGGGCGCCGCGGCGCTCGGCCGCTGGCGTGCCCGGTCGGAGACCCTCGGGCGGTATGTCCGCGTGGCGACGGCGGCGGCGACCGTCGAGGGGCTGGCCGCCGGCGTCGATGAGTCGGGCGCACTCCTGATCCGCGCCGACGACGGGACGCAACGGCGGATCGTCGCGGGCGAGGTGACGCAGGAGGTCGCGATGGAGGAGCGACGATGACGCCGGAGGCGCGGCGGACCGGCGGCGGGGACGGCCCGCGGGGGATCACCGACGTGCCGGGGATCGCCGTGGGGCACGCGACCGACGCGCGCCACCTCACCGGGTGCACAGTCGTCCTCTGCGAGGCCGGGGCCGTCGCCGGGGCGCTGGTGCTCGGCGGCGCGCCCGGCACGCGGGAGACGGACCTGCTCCGCCCGGAGGCCGTGGTCGACCGGGTACACGCAATCGTCCTGACCGGCGGAAGCGCCTTCGGCCTTGCCGCGGCCGACGGGGTCGTGCGTGTGCTGGAATCGCGCGGCGTCGGATTCCAGACCGGCGCCGCCCGGGTGCCCATCGTGCCGGCCGCGGTGTTGTTCGATCTCGGACTCGGTGACGCCGCCGTGCGCCCCGACGCGGCGATGGGCGAAGCAGCGTGCCGCGCGGCGCGGCGCGGACCGGTCGGGGAAGGCAACGTCGGCGCAGGGGCCGGCGCGACGGTCGGCAAATTGCTCGGCGCCCGCAGCCGGATGAAAGCCGGCGTCGGCACGTGGAGCGCGTCTCTTCCGGGCGGTGCCACGGTCGGGGCCCTCGTCGTCACGAACGCGTTCGGCGACGTCGTCGACCCGCGCACCGGCGACATCCTCGCCGGCGCGCGCGATCCCGAGACCGGCGCGTTTCTGG contains:
- the folP gene encoding dihydropteroate synthase — its product is MRPQAPSRAHPEPIRCGSAVFEFGRRTFLVGIVNMTPDSFAGDGLNGDEGAAEALGRRWKEDGADLLDVGGRSTRPGAPPVPVDEELRRTIPAIRRLVPLGLPVSVDTSSARVAAAALEAGAVMINDVTALRGDPEMGPLAARAAVPLVVMDGDDRRAAADVTAATGTFLAERLQAAAGYGIDPARVIVDPGYGFGVTLAQNMAMLRCLRSLTGLGRPILIGTSRKGSIGRVLNLPVHERLEGTAATIVVAIANGADFVRVHDVRAMSRVARMTDAIVRGLPAGTA
- a CDS encoding biotin--[acetyl-CoA-carboxylase] ligase, giving the protein MTRAFLGLGSNVGDRAGYLREAVRRLDAPDLRVTDRSPVYETAPWGRTGQPTFLNQVVAVDTTLAPRALLERCLAVERSLGRVRGERWGPRPIDVDVLLYDEAVVREADLTVPHPELARRAFVLVPLADVAPHLRLPDGTGIDALLAASPDRASVWPWEDPGAAVIGRDLRWYETLPSTNGLARRLAEHGVPEGTVVVAERQTAGRGRLGRSWTSPAGGIWLSVVLRPALPIDRFPLIGLAACDATARTIEEMTGLRARLKWPNDVLVEGRKVAGLLLEAGPASEAEPAWLVVGIGLNANVAPEALPDRPYYPATSLQAVLGRPVDRGRLLRALLRVLDGDYQELSRGGGAAALGRWRARSETLGRYVRVATAAATVEGLAAGVDESGALLIRADDGTQRRIVAGEVTQEVAMEERR
- a CDS encoding ASCH domain-containing protein, whose amino-acid sequence is MLALNFYSPLLAAALRDGTKTLTVRLGDKRDKYRDGQIVWVTVGHKYGTRQRIFTAVIDRVDTKLLRDVSPREIAKDNPAAREHTDLLEFLSTIYSRRVGLEDTVTLIHFSRITNAREE
- a CDS encoding sugar ABC transporter permease, which gives rise to MAGREAVGPAIAGALAARRRRVSPGAWLDGLVVPAVAVLAFVVAYPTARALLLSGYNDQLLDPEHVHFVGAANYVGLSRDPVFWSAVANTLEFTASSVAIGFLLGLALAVLTERLPPSLRWVRGTLLTPWAIPVIVVAFLFRYMLDQQVGIITYLLLRLHAIAAAVPWLASVQWAMPAVVLANVWSQTPFYLLMFTAALKGIPEEIRDAARIDGAGGWQEFRHITLAYLQNTMVVSTLIMVINNFNNFPLIWAMTGGGPVYATTTLVVYIFQLAFAQFNIGYAAAVGTIWLAVLLLLAIVYIRALERRPLTAVDEV
- the folB gene encoding dihydroneopterin aldolase — its product is MSDRIRLCGLAFYAHHGVSAEEQERGQVFTVDVAVEADLHRAGHTDALADTLDYRDLYARIRAAMTETRYHLLEAAAEAVAHALLDVERVEAVTVSVRKPHVRLGGPLESAAVEVTRRRRA
- a CDS encoding carbohydrate ABC transporter permease — protein: MAPRRLGTFGRTVGTALLVLALIWTLFPVYWMLITSLKTNLAMFQSIPQLWPAAPTLENYSQLATGASPVGRLFTNSVITSLATALVTVLLATLAGYSFSRGRYRLKGPMMYGILATQMFPLVVLLIPLYLVYLRTRLLDTYVGLVLAYCAFSVPFGAWMMKAFIDSVPREIEEAAWVDGCSRLQSLLRVVIFVALPGIVATGVFAFLSAWNNLLFPLTLTSSMDMKTLPPGLLLAFTGQFKADWAGMMAAATITTAPVVLGFAVVQRYLVEGLTKGAVRG
- the ftcD gene encoding glutamate formimidoyltransferase, with product MPNVSEGRRAGVIARLAAAAGGETGARLLDVSSDPDHNRTVLTFVGRADAVYDAARRVAAVAVRDIDLTHHDGVHPRIGAIDVVPFVPLYGATMADCVGLAHRFAAYAAAELRLPVYLYGDAARGCTSRGLAAIRRGGFEGLRAEIGTPARRPDMGPAAVHPTAGAVAVGARRVLIAFNVDLAAGGVAVARTIARGVRESSGGLPAVQAMGVWLPRRGLAQVSMNLLDYHRTPPLTAFECVRDDAVRRGAGIAAGELIGCAPREALPADPVAALRLRTLHPGQVLDPERLAADLVGPSGEPS
- a CDS encoding P1 family peptidase; the protein is MTPEARRTGGGDGPRGITDVPGIAVGHATDARHLTGCTVVLCEAGAVAGALVLGGAPGTRETDLLRPEAVVDRVHAIVLTGGSAFGLAAADGVVRVLESRGVGFQTGAARVPIVPAAVLFDLGLGDAAVRPDAAMGEAACRAARRGPVGEGNVGAGAGATVGKLLGARSRMKAGVGTWSASLPGGATVGALVVTNAFGDVVDPRTGDILAGARDPETGAFLGTASRLAAGIATAGRPFEHTTLGVVATDAALGKADAVRLAVAAHTGLARTVSPSHTSVDGDAVFVLGTGAVRTERLMLEAAVAAVVAEAVVRSVRLARSAGGAPGLAG
- a CDS encoding SIMPL domain-containing protein (The SIMPL domain is named for its presence in mouse protein SIMPL (signalling molecule that associates with mouse pelle-like kinase). Bacterial member BP26, from Brucella, was shown to assemble into a channel-like structure, while YggE from E. coli has been associated with resistance to oxidative stress.) is translated as MRTLPYRWLGALLIILTVTAAGVAHGQPAPAPAPDGRPAAARTIVVTGQGTVEAVPDRAIIALAVIVVRPTAQDAQRESAAAMTQIVGKILALGLPQSAVRTTTVSLFPQRRPESGGTGPITGYQAENRVIVTLDDLSRAGQVIDTGVAAGANGVDGLEWQLRDPTGYRTQALRLAVQDARATATAIAEAAGVGGLRLVRIEQAGAIPVPRPGIAMAQVAAGTPVLPGTVPVVMQVRAVYTF
- a CDS encoding isochorismatase family cysteine hydrolase, with product MIEIPDLTVEARVDVAAAGTALIVVDMQNDFVDPAGSLSVAAAAATIPAIGRLRDLAYAHGLPVVYTQDWHGEDDPEFAIWGRHAVGGTWGAEIVPALAPGPGDLVVRKVRYDGFYGTALEHELRRRAIDTLVITGTVSNICVLHTAGSAALRWFRVIVPIDAVSALTEFDQRAALRQISFLYRGTLVRSEGIAVVTIE
- a CDS encoding sugar ABC transporter substrate-binding protein: MPQIRRKVVWRSVLGAALIAVLLPSAWSPAFASAAVTVTFVNWASAEPATRPAIQEVISAFERAHPGVQIKSVPVSFSDILHQLIIQTTAGNPPDVAQIAGNDTVALQATGALQPLDGIAPHAFLESLYPSEVTLGRFGGALYAVPWVVAPLGFWYNRTLLKQAGLNPGKPPATFAEWMDAMRAVKAKDPGVVPFGLDITNRSFGLDVNWSFMLAFGAHPLGPRAPDADTPQMTAYLTWVRTLARDGYTLPGKLLGEFRPLAARNELAFAFDGPYLRGVILSLNKAMTPEQLDATWGVTVLPAGSDGRHYTIPTDHQLVMFKAARDKTAAWAFMQYLASDRRAIETYTLTSGVIPPLRNAITLFPKQMGSAIVQAFVKDVIPTVVRPAWGPIYSKAYPAIMTGVQQAVSGTSPVGDIAKQMQTQLQTAY